The following are from one region of the Gemmatimonadaceae bacterium genome:
- a CDS encoding TonB-dependent receptor plug domain-containing protein: MRAVTDRDGRFRLADVPAGARTLIVSWMSSGSQRMPIQVAKRGTIELRIEYRSHPFALSEIRVTAGSRVPQWVVEAPIAIAVVDRVEARNYAATGQLPQVIKGLPGMDVSPNGIHDFNVNTRGFNSDLAQRMLVLMDGRDLAIPFLAAQEWVRCPCPSMTRGIEVARGPSAALRRQCVQRRDQPHQPRSARRHWQPRGGVRW; the protein is encoded by the coding sequence GTGCGTGCGGTGACAGATCGCGATGGACGATTCCGTCTGGCCGACGTTCCCGCCGGCGCACGGACGTTGATTGTGTCCTGGATGTCGTCGGGCTCGCAGCGGATGCCGATACAGGTGGCGAAACGCGGCACGATCGAATTGCGCATCGAGTATCGCAGCCATCCGTTTGCGTTGTCGGAAATCCGGGTGACGGCGGGGTCCCGAGTGCCACAGTGGGTGGTCGAGGCCCCCATCGCCATCGCCGTCGTGGACCGCGTGGAGGCTCGCAACTACGCCGCCACCGGGCAGCTGCCGCAGGTCATCAAAGGCCTGCCAGGCATGGATGTCTCGCCGAATGGCATTCACGATTTCAACGTGAACACGCGCGGCTTCAACTCCGATCTGGCCCAGCGCATGCTGGTGCTGATGGACGGACGCGACCTGGCGATCCCGTTCCTCGCGGCTCAGGAATGGGTGCGCTGTCCCTGCCCATCGATGACTCGAGGCATTGAAGTCGCGAGAGGGCCGTCGGCGGCGCTGCGGCGCCAATGCGTACAACGGCGTGATC